GTGCGGCGGGCCCTGGAGGAGATCGACGACCCCGGCCTGCTGCGGATCGCGTTCGTGCTCGACGACAAGAACCGCATCGACCACGTCGTCGGCCTGCTCCCGGCCCACCGGCTGGGCCGGCTGATCACCGCCGCCGGGGCCGACGAGGAGCTGTGGACCCCGGCGCTCGACATGCTGAACCACCTGGGCGAAGCCCGCCGGGCGACGCTCGCGCCGATGCTCGGCGGGCTGCCCGACGGGCTGCGGGAACGCGCTCAGGCGACGATCAAGTAGATCCCGTAGCCGACGATCGCCGCGCACAGGGCGAAGCAGATGACCGCGCCGGCCAGCGGGCCGGTGCCCGAGGCCCCGGTTTCGCGGGCCGATTCGCGCTGGGAGAGCCCGACCACCCCGAAGGAGAAGAGGCTCGTCAGCACGACCACCGAAGCGAGGGCGACGACGAAGACGATCCCGAGGGAACCCCAATTGATGTGCACGGCGCTCCTCAGGCGTTGGCCGGCTGCGGTACAGCCGGCTCGGAGTCGTTGATGGAGTTCGCGTTCACCGGGTTCCGCTTCGACGCGAGGTAGATGCCCAGCGCGACGACGACCCCGGCCAGGCCCACCAGCACGGTTCCCCAGGTGCCGAGCGTCGACACCTCGGCGGCGACCGCGCCGACGATCGCGGCGGCGGGCAGCGTCAGCGCCCAGGCGACGACCATCTTGCCCGCCACGCCCCAGCGGACCTCGGCGAGCTTGCGGCCGAGACCGGAGCCGATGATGCCGCCCGAGCAGACGTGCGTGGTGGACAGCGCGAACCCGAGGTGCGCCGAGGTGAGGATGACCGCCGCGGCGCTGGTTTCGGCCGCGAACCCTTGCGGCGTCTGGATTTCGGTGAGCTTCTTGCCCATCGTCTGGATGATCCGCCAGCCGCCGAGGTAGGTGCCGAGCGCGATCGCGGCGCCGGCGGTCAGGATCACCCAGAGCGGCGGGCCCGAGTTCGGCGCGAGCGAACCGGACGCGATCAGCGTCAGCGTGATGACGCCCATCGTCTTCTGCGCGTCGTTCGTGCCGTGCGCGAGCGACACCAGCGACGCCGAGGCGATCTGGCCGGCCTTGAAGGTCCGGCCCACCGTGTCCTGCTTCGCGCGGGCGGTGATCCGGTAGACGAGGAAGGTGCCCAGCGTCGCGACGATCCCGGCGACGATCGGCGAGGCGAGCGCGGGGATGAGGACCTTCTCGACGACCTTCCCGAAGTGGACGGCGTCCGAGCCGGAGGCGATCCAGGTGGCGCCGATCAACCCGCCGAAGAGGGCGTGCGACGAGCTGGACGGCAGCCCGATGAGCCAGGTCACCAGGTTCCACACGATCGCCCCGACCAGGCCGGCGAAGATGATCACCGGCGTCACCTTGGTGTCGTCGACGATGCCGCCGGAGATCGTCTTCGCGACCTCCACCGAGAGGAACGCGCCGACGAGGTTCAGCACGGCGGACACGGCGACCGCGACCCGCGGCTTCAGGGCGCCGGTGGCGATCGAGGTGGCCATCGCGTTGGCCGTGTCGTGGAAGCCGTTGGTGAAGTCGAAGGCCAGTGCCGCGACGATCACCACCAGCACGATGAGCGAGAAGTCCATGGCGGCCCTCTTCCGAAGCCGGAGGCTGTTCGTTAGCAACGCTACTGATCAACAAGACGCCCTCCGATCCCTGTCGTGTGACGGCTCCCTGAACTCTCGATGAACCGGGGTGGGGACAGCCCCACCTCGGCCCCGGGGGGCCGGCCCAGTGCCTTCGCCCGGTTCGCCTGCGAGCGTCGATGCGGGACGAAAGGGGCAGTGATGAACAAGCTGGGGTGGGCGGTCGTCGCGACGGTGGCGTCGGCGGTGTTGTTCTTCTTCGGGACCGGCCTGGATCCGGTGCCCGAACTCGCTTGGCCGGCACCGCTGCCGATCCTGCTGCTCGCCCCCCGCGTCCCCGGCGCGGCCGCGCTCGGCTGCGCGTTCGCCGCCTACCTGGCGGGCAGCGCCGGCACCTGGAGCTACTTCTGGCACTCGCTGTCGGTCCCGCGGCCCGCGGCGATCGCGATCCTCGGCGGCAGTGCCCTGCTGTTCGCGGCGAGCACCGGCCTCTTCCGGCTGCTGGTCCGCCGCGGCCACGGCTTGCCGGCCACGCTCGCCGCACCCGCGTTGTGGACCGTCGTGCTCTACGGCGTTTCGCTGCTCAACCCGACCGGCCTCATGGGCACGCTGATGACGACCCAGGCCGACCGGCCGTCCGTGCTGCGGATCGCCGCGGTCACCGGCGGCTGGGGCGTGGAGTTCCTGGTGTTCCTGGTCCCGGCCGCGGTCGCCGCCGCGCTCGCTCCCGGCGTCCGCGGCGCCGCCCGGCTGACCGGGCTGGTCGCCGTCGCCGCCGCGCTGGGCGGGCTCGTCTTCTGGAGCGTTCCGCCGCTCACCGGGCCGTCGACGCGGATCGCCCTGGTCGCGCCGGGGCAGAGCCGCTGGGCCGTCGACGTCGCGACCCCGGACGGCCAGGCGCTCCTTCGGTCCTATGTGGACCAGATCGGCCGGCTGCCGGACGGCGTCCGGGCCGTCGTGCTCCCCGAAGCCGCCTTCGCCGTGGACCGGGCCAGCCGCCCGCGGCTCGTCGAGGCGTTCACGGAGGTCGCCCGCACGCGGAACCTCGACGTCGTCACCGGCGTCCTCGACACCACCCCCGAGGGCCGGTTCAACGCCGCCCTCGCCGTGCCGCCGTCCGGCGCTCCGGTCGAGTACCACAAGTGGCACAACGGGGATTCGAAGAACATCGCGTCCGGCACCGAGCTCGCGCACCTCGCCGGGATCGGGCTCATGGTGTGCATGGACGTCAACTTCGCCGACCCCAGCGGCGAATACGGCGAGGCCGGCACCGGCCTGGTGCTCATCCCGGCCTCCGACGAGAACGCCGACGGCTGGGTGCACAGCCGCACGGCCCTGATCCGCGGCGTCGAGAACGGCTTCTCGGTCGGGTGGAGCGCCGCCCACGGCACGCCGACGCTCGCGGACGCCCGGGGCCGCGTACTGGCCGACGCCCACACGGCCGGCAGCGCGTTCACGGTGGTCGTCGCCGATGTCCCGATCGGACCGGGCAAGACCCCGTACGCGCGCTTCGGCGACTGGTTCGCGTGGCTCTGCGGCCTGGTCGCGGCGGCCGGGATCGTGACGCTGTTCGGGCGAACCACGGGAAAGGAGCCGACCCGGGCCGATCCCACCGCTACGGTCGGGGCATGACTTTGCGGCAACCCGACAGTCCCCTCGGCGTCGTCCGGACCATCCGGCCCACCAAGCCCACCATCGCGTACGGCCAGGACACCCAGCATTCGGCGTTCCCGAGCGTGACCCGGTTGCCCGACAACACGCTCTACGTCGTCTTCCGCCAGGGCAGCAACCACTACGCCAACCGCGACGGCTTCCTGCGGAGCACCGCCGGCCACGACAACGGGAAGACGTGGTCCGCGCCCGCCACCGTCGTCGCCGCGTCCGCCGGGGTCGACTACCGCGACCCGTCCGTGTCCCTCAGCCGCACCGGCACCACGCTCTACCTGACCTACTTCAAGGGCACCACCGCGGTCGGCGCCGCGGGCTCGTTCTTCCGCTCGTCCACCGACGGCGGCGCGACGTGGGGCGCCGAGGTGCGGATCGACGCGAACCTGCCGTCGTCGGCGATCACCGCTCCGGTCGTCCAGCTCGCGGACGGGACGCTGCTCGCGGCGCACTACTCGAAGGCCGGCAGCGAGACCTTCGACTCGGTGTGGATCGCACGTTCGTCCGACAACGGGGCCACCTGGACGTCGAGCCGGGTCGTCAACGGCCAGACCGCCGGCCGGGACTACCAGGAGCCGTACCTGGTGCAGCGGGACACCGCGCTCTTCCTGACCTTCCGCTGGGGCAACAACGCCTCCATCGGCACGGCGCTCTCGACCGACAACGGCACCACGTGGTCGACGCCGGCCGCCGCGTTCGCCGGCACCGGCCGCCCGTCCTCGGTGTGGCTGGCCGACGACACCATCGTCGTCTACCTGCGGGACGCGGCACGCCGGTTCGCCGTGCGGGCCACGCGCGACCG
This genomic window from Amycolatopsis mongoliensis contains:
- a CDS encoding inorganic phosphate transporter; protein product: MDFSLIVLVVIVAALAFDFTNGFHDTANAMATSIATGALKPRVAVAVSAVLNLVGAFLSVEVAKTISGGIVDDTKVTPVIIFAGLVGAIVWNLVTWLIGLPSSSSHALFGGLIGATWIASGSDAVHFGKVVEKVLIPALASPIVAGIVATLGTFLVYRITARAKQDTVGRTFKAGQIASASLVSLAHGTNDAQKTMGVITLTLIASGSLAPNSGPPLWVILTAGAAIALGTYLGGWRIIQTMGKKLTEIQTPQGFAAETSAAAVILTSAHLGFALSTTHVCSGGIIGSGLGRKLAEVRWGVAGKMVVAWALTLPAAAIVGAVAAEVSTLGTWGTVLVGLAGVVVALGIYLASKRNPVNANSINDSEPAVPQPANA
- a CDS encoding acyltransferase translates to MNKLGWAVVATVASAVLFFFGTGLDPVPELAWPAPLPILLLAPRVPGAAALGCAFAAYLAGSAGTWSYFWHSLSVPRPAAIAILGGSALLFAASTGLFRLLVRRGHGLPATLAAPALWTVVLYGVSLLNPTGLMGTLMTTQADRPSVLRIAAVTGGWGVEFLVFLVPAAVAAALAPGVRGAARLTGLVAVAAALGGLVFWSVPPLTGPSTRIALVAPGQSRWAVDVATPDGQALLRSYVDQIGRLPDGVRAVVLPEAAFAVDRASRPRLVEAFTEVARTRNLDVVTGVLDTTPEGRFNAALAVPPSGAPVEYHKWHNGDSKNIASGTELAHLAGIGLMVCMDVNFADPSGEYGEAGTGLVLIPASDENADGWVHSRTALIRGVENGFSVGWSAAHGTPTLADARGRVLADAHTAGSAFTVVVADVPIGPGKTPYARFGDWFAWLCGLVAAAGIVTLFGRTTGKEPTRADPTATVGA
- a CDS encoding sialidase family protein; translation: MTLRQPDSPLGVVRTIRPTKPTIAYGQDTQHSAFPSVTRLPDNTLYVVFRQGSNHYANRDGFLRSTAGHDNGKTWSAPATVVAASAGVDYRDPSVSLSRTGTTLYLTYFKGTTAVGAAGSFFRSSTDGGATWGAEVRIDANLPSSAITAPVVQLADGTLLAAHYSKAGSETFDSVWIARSSDNGATWTSSRVVNGQTAGRDYQEPYLVQRDTALFLTFRWGNNASIGTALSTDNGTTWSTPAAAFAGTGRPSSVWLADDTIVVYLRDAARRFAVRATRDRGATWLPPYVVQTPAKGGMSTYASMLETTPGQVFTVLAAEDSTSTDSRLACAYLGSGAQETPLGFVPGEQDAARSGYDQLVLGTTFQQPNGGLPIPWWTGNGAVTVTDGVLRSASADNVADHAVLETSSADHRVEADFLWTGQAGFGVFLRYTDASNYLLFTAETGGVNLRVYKAIGGTLTQLVLATGKPVNAGGFHTLAAAVRAGTVTAAVNGETLIHFDLSSGDNTALSGTAAGVKINEQAGGTNQCRRIVVTG